The genome window GATCCGCCGTCGGGGTGGGCAGAGCCGTCGGGCTCGGCCTCTCCGACTGCCAGGGCGTGGTCCACCGCCCCGGCTTCACCTGGGACGCCCAGGAGTTGCTGCGCGCCTGCGGGCTCGCGGTGTGGGAGTTCGACCATCTGGCGCAGGGGCAGACCCCGTTCGCCGCCCATGTCACCGACAGCTTCCCGTCGCCGGTGATGGACCTGGAGCAGGGCTACGAGGCCTATCTGAGCCAATTGCGGGCCCGCTCACCGAAGTTCGTCCGCTCGACGTTCGCCAAGGAGCGCAGGCTCGGCCGCGCGGCGAACGAGGTGCGCTATGTCCACGACGAGCGCGACCCCGAGGCGCTGCGCACGCTGATGGCCTGGAAGTCGGCGCAGTACCGCAGGACGGGTCGCAGCGACCGCTTCGCGCACCCGTGGATCACCCGGCTGGTGCACCGCCTCTTCCACACCCGCTCCGAATCCTTCGCCGGTCAGCTGTCCGTGCTGTACGCGGACGGCAAGCCGGCCGCGGCTCATTTCGGGCTGCGCTCCGAACGGGTGCTGACCTGCTGGTTCCCGGCGTACGACCCGGCGTTCGCGCGGTTCTCGCCGGGCCTGCTGCTGCATCTGCACATGGCCGAGGAGGGTGCCGCCGACGGCATCGCCTATCTGGATCTGGGCCGGGGTCAGAAGCAGTACAAGGATTCCCTGAAGACCCGGGAGATCTCCGTGTCGGAGGGGTGGGTCACCCGGCGCCATCCGGTGGCGCTCGGGCACCGGGCCCGACGGGCACCGGTCAGGGCACTGCGCAACGCGGTGCTGGCGCGACCGGAGTTGTTCGAGCCGGCGGACAGACTGTTGAAACGGTTGGGAAGTATCCGGTCGGGAGGTCAGGTAACGGACACAACAACAAAAACGTGAGGCCTCGCAATAGGCC of Streptomyces phaeolivaceus contains these proteins:
- a CDS encoding GNAT family N-acetyltransferase; the encoded protein is MDISVYRPGELTAVDRAAWTALQSKAHLHGAPELANPFLSPEFALAVGRCRRGVRIAVVREGGEPVAFFPYQRSAVGVGRAVGLGLSDCQGVVHRPGFTWDAQELLRACGLAVWEFDHLAQGQTPFAAHVTDSFPSPVMDLEQGYEAYLSQLRARSPKFVRSTFAKERRLGRAANEVRYVHDERDPEALRTLMAWKSAQYRRTGRSDRFAHPWITRLVHRLFHTRSESFAGQLSVLYADGKPAAAHFGLRSERVLTCWFPAYDPAFARFSPGLLLHLHMAEEGAADGIAYLDLGRGQKQYKDSLKTREISVSEGWVTRRHPVALGHRARRAPVRALRNAVLARPELFEPADRLLKRLGSIRSGGQVTDTTTKT